A genome region from Sphingobacteriaceae bacterium GW460-11-11-14-LB5 includes the following:
- a CDS encoding TonB-dependent receptor — protein sequence MMMKNLLIVVLLLFCFANNSAMAQTTQASISGVITDQQKKPIPGVSVQIRNNSTGFTTKTSTNAQGEYTFKELPLGGPYSVKALYVGFGEQTRNGYMLNLGDVVKVGITMQEASQDLDAVQVVASGLRNKVQNFGASTEISAKTMNQLPVNGRNFSNLMDLSPLSRGGNISGQLGSSTNYTIDGMNAKNPTSAGSTTSRSGAPYSISIEAVREFKVVTNQYDVTLGRAGGGTVTAVTKSGTNTVSGSAFGYGRSDWLASRYDIRGVKRDNDFSTYQYGFTLGGPIIKDKLHYFVGLDHQKDARPLIIADVNGPADEARFRITNSTLAQFLDVARTKYGVANTPQYGSFDKKRGSDAAFARIDWQINDRNLLTIRDNYTNDRNPLGLADNTTINFYESYGNDKNVDNNLLATLRSTISSKITNELKIQHLYTFQASTQNDELTGAIPRAIVGNIKSDLADGTKGISTAIQIGGHRFGQEGFTNNVFQLVDNFYYNTDKVKYTFGVDVMYTNAKSLYGSEVNGRFEYSTSQIQDPAFPNDPTKKIEVPAITNFNNLAPNRFYREVPLVADPTVKAGIWNAAVYGQMQTKLARGLDFIGGLRIDYSTYPKSPLNQQLFDAIGVRTDHELKQFLIQPRIQFNWDINENRTDFVRFGAGIFGSDVNNYVTINNLTFDGKHLATVDVFGADVPKPNFIGYRNGSEQTPSLPLLQVPTINTYAEDAKIPVVYKANLSYSKLITDKLKVGITGYATLGRNNYMYVDRNMAANPYFTLPNEGNRGVFVPIASVAPGNGVADWKGGRLTNQFGRVLELNSKGKVNQFAVVLDATWNYFKDGEISASYTYNDTKDNTSYNGNVANSATLSLPVKDDPRDLSKMSYSDNQFRNKVVIYGTSPSFYGFRLGVRYSGIGGTRYSLLAGGNINGDFVATNDLAFVFDRNNQNIPANIRTGLQALLDNPDASQSLKDYINKYSGQIAERNGGVNDFFGIVDLKLSYQLQLNKKHSIEFSGDVFNFANLLNKKWGVNETLGNQALYAVSAFDATNKAYTYRVNNTGIVTPSGNPWQIQIGLRYGF from the coding sequence ATGATGATGAAAAATTTACTTATTGTAGTATTGTTGCTTTTTTGCTTTGCCAACAATTCGGCAATGGCACAAACAACCCAGGCATCCATTTCGGGTGTAATTACCGATCAGCAAAAGAAACCCATCCCCGGGGTTTCGGTTCAAATCAGAAACAACTCAACAGGTTTCACCACTAAAACATCTACCAACGCCCAGGGCGAGTATACTTTTAAAGAGCTTCCATTGGGTGGCCCTTATTCGGTTAAAGCCCTTTATGTAGGCTTTGGCGAGCAAACCAGGAATGGTTATATGTTAAACCTTGGCGATGTGGTTAAGGTGGGTATCACCATGCAGGAAGCTTCGCAGGATTTAGACGCGGTACAGGTTGTGGCTTCGGGTTTGAGGAACAAAGTTCAAAACTTTGGTGCTTCTACAGAAATTTCGGCCAAAACCATGAACCAATTACCTGTAAACGGGCGTAATTTTTCTAACTTAATGGATTTATCTCCTTTAAGCCGTGGCGGAAATATTTCGGGGCAGTTAGGTTCATCAACCAATTATACCATTGATGGGATGAATGCTAAAAACCCAACCTCGGCTGGTAGTACCACGAGTCGTAGTGGTGCGCCATATTCAATTTCTATTGAGGCTGTCCGCGAATTTAAGGTCGTAACCAATCAATATGATGTTACATTAGGCAGAGCCGGAGGCGGTACAGTAACCGCTGTAACTAAATCTGGTACAAACACAGTAAGCGGAAGCGCTTTTGGTTATGGCCGTTCAGATTGGTTAGCCAGCCGTTATGATATTAGAGGCGTAAAACGTGATAATGATTTCTCTACTTATCAATACGGCTTTACTTTAGGTGGGCCAATTATTAAAGATAAATTACATTATTTCGTTGGTTTAGATCATCAGAAAGATGCCCGCCCATTAATCATTGCCGACGTTAATGGCCCTGCTGATGAAGCACGTTTCAGAATCACCAATAGTACTTTAGCACAGTTTTTGGATGTTGCCCGCACGAAATATGGAGTAGCAAATACCCCTCAATATGGTTCATTCGACAAAAAGCGTGGTTCGGATGCTGCATTTGCCCGTATAGATTGGCAAATTAATGACAGAAATTTATTAACCATTCGTGATAATTACACAAACGATAGAAACCCGCTAGGTTTAGCAGATAACACCACGATAAATTTCTACGAAAGTTACGGTAACGATAAAAATGTCGACAATAATTTATTGGCAACTTTACGTTCAACCATCAGCAGTAAAATTACTAACGAATTAAAAATACAACATTTATATACTTTCCAGGCGAGTACACAAAATGATGAATTAACAGGTGCCATTCCAAGAGCAATTGTTGGAAATATAAAGTCTGACCTTGCCGATGGCACCAAGGGCATCTCTACGGCAATACAAATTGGTGGCCACCGTTTCGGACAAGAAGGTTTTACCAATAATGTGTTTCAATTGGTAGATAATTTTTATTATAATACGGATAAAGTTAAATATACATTTGGTGTTGATGTGATGTATACCAATGCAAAATCTCTTTATGGTAGTGAAGTTAATGGCCGTTTCGAATACTCAACTTCTCAGATTCAAGATCCTGCTTTTCCAAATGACCCTACAAAAAAGATCGAAGTTCCGGCGATTACAAACTTTAATAACCTTGCTCCAAACAGATTTTATCGTGAAGTACCTTTGGTTGCAGACCCAACTGTTAAAGCCGGCATATGGAACGCCGCTGTTTACGGCCAAATGCAGACTAAATTAGCAAGAGGTTTAGATTTTATAGGTGGTTTACGTATTGATTATAGCACTTACCCAAAATCGCCCCTTAATCAGCAACTATTTGATGCTATTGGTGTGAGAACAGACCATGAATTAAAACAATTTTTAATTCAACCAAGAATTCAATTTAACTGGGATATTAACGAAAACCGAACAGACTTTGTTCGTTTCGGAGCAGGTATTTTCGGCTCGGATGTTAACAACTATGTAACCATTAATAACTTAACCTTTGATGGTAAACATTTGGCAACAGTTGATGTTTTTGGTGCTGATGTACCAAAACCAAACTTTATTGGTTACCGAAACGGAAGCGAGCAAACGCCTTCTTTACCATTGTTACAAGTACCAACCATTAATACTTACGCAGAAGATGCCAAGATTCCGGTAGTTTACAAAGCCAACTTATCTTACAGTAAATTGATTACCGATAAGTTAAAGGTTGGAATAACCGGTTATGCTACCTTAGGACGTAATAACTATATGTATGTAGATAGAAACATGGCTGCCAACCCATATTTTACCCTACCTAATGAAGGTAACCGTGGTGTTTTCGTACCAATTGCAAGCGTTGCTCCAGGTAATGGCGTTGCCGATTGGAAAGGCGGCCGTTTAACCAATCAATTCGGTCGTGTACTGGAATTAAATAGCAAAGGTAAAGTAAATCAATTCGCGGTAGTTTTAGATGCAACCTGGAACTACTTTAAAGATGGAGAAATCTCTGCAAGTTATACCTACAACGACACAAAAGATAATACATCGTATAATGGCAACGTGGCAAACTCTGCTACTTTATCTCTACCTGTTAAAGATGATCCAAGGGATTTAAGCAAAATGTCTTATTCAGATAATCAATTCCGTAATAAGGTTGTTATTTATGGCACGTCGCCAAGTTTTTATGGCTTTAGATTAGGCGTTCGTTACTCTGGTATTGGTGGAACACGATATAGCTTATTGGCTGGTGGCAATATTAATGGAGATTTTGTGGCTACAAATGATTTAGCTTTTGTATTCGATAGAAACAATCAAAATATTCCTGCAAACATTCGCACAGGTTTACAGGCATTATTGGATAATCCGGACGCCAGCCAAAGTTTAAAAGATTATATTAATAAATATTCTGGTCAGATAGCTGAGCGAAATGGTGGCGTGAATGACTTTTTTGGCATTGTTGATTTAAAGTTAAGCTATCAACTACAATTGAATAAAAAGCATAGTATTGAATTCTCCGGAGATGTATTTAATTTTGCAAACCTACTTAACAAAAAATGGGGTGTAAATGAAACTTTGGGCAACCAGGCTTTATATGCGGTTAGCGCATTTGATGCGACAAACAAAGCTTATACTTACCGTGTAAATAACACCGGCATCGTTACTCCGTCGGGTAACCCTTGGCAAATACAAATCGGTTTACGTTACGGATTTTAA
- a CDS encoding amidohydrolase, with protein sequence MHTKQYLFSLALSATSLMCFAQANISPAKKQSKTIAITGATVHVGNGTVIENGTILFGNGKIISVTANGQVPQDDVMRIVATGKHIYPGFIAATTNLGLTEIEAVKATLDFQEIGDFNSHIRSIVAYNTDSKVPATLRSNGVLMAQPTPQGGTVSGSSSVVQLDAWNWEDAALKTDDAMHMTWPVTPRFRGGFGGFGRPQQSPESLAERTQAAIAQLTSFFAEAKAYSEMGKPEVINTRFEAMKKVFAGNEKLFIAAESQKDIVTAVNFARKFGITPVITGADEAYLIIDFLKENNITLVVKQPHALPNNNDDDVNMPYKNAAVLANAGLNVVLSIDGYWQQRNLPFMAGTVTAWGLDKEKALSTITLNAAKAMGVDKTTGSIETGKDATFFISAGDALDMRTNKVEQAFIQGRDINLDNLHKQLDKKFSDKYITEKK encoded by the coding sequence ATGCACACTAAACAATATTTATTCAGTCTGGCTTTATCGGCAACAAGCCTGATGTGTTTTGCGCAGGCAAACATTTCGCCAGCTAAAAAGCAAAGTAAAACCATCGCCATTACGGGTGCAACCGTACACGTAGGCAACGGAACAGTGATCGAAAACGGCACCATCCTTTTTGGGAACGGGAAAATTATTTCGGTTACCGCCAACGGACAGGTACCACAAGATGATGTTATGCGCATTGTAGCCACAGGTAAACACATTTATCCGGGCTTTATTGCTGCAACCACTAATTTGGGTTTAACAGAAATTGAAGCCGTTAAAGCAACCTTGGATTTTCAGGAAATCGGCGATTTTAATTCGCACATCCGCTCTATAGTGGCTTACAATACCGATTCGAAGGTTCCGGCAACATTACGCAGCAATGGCGTATTAATGGCACAACCAACCCCTCAGGGTGGCACAGTTTCGGGCAGTTCATCAGTGGTGCAGCTTGATGCCTGGAACTGGGAAGATGCAGCGCTTAAAACCGACGATGCCATGCACATGACCTGGCCGGTTACCCCACGTTTTAGAGGTGGCTTTGGCGGTTTTGGTCGTCCACAGCAATCGCCGGAAAGCTTAGCCGAAAGAACACAGGCGGCCATTGCACAGCTAACCTCCTTCTTTGCCGAAGCCAAAGCCTATTCGGAAATGGGTAAACCAGAAGTAATTAATACCCGTTTCGAAGCAATGAAAAAAGTATTCGCGGGTAACGAAAAATTGTTCATCGCGGCGGAGAGTCAGAAGGATATCGTTACGGCAGTTAATTTTGCCAGGAAATTTGGCATCACACCAGTAATCACCGGTGCGGATGAAGCTTATCTGATAATCGATTTCTTAAAAGAAAACAATATTACGCTGGTGGTGAAACAGCCTCATGCTTTACCCAATAACAATGACGATGATGTTAATATGCCTTACAAAAACGCGGCAGTATTAGCCAACGCTGGTTTAAATGTGGTATTGAGTATTGATGGTTACTGGCAGCAACGCAACCTGCCTTTTATGGCGGGTACGGTTACCGCCTGGGGCTTAGATAAAGAAAAAGCCTTGTCAACCATTACCTTAAATGCGGCCAAAGCCATGGGTGTAGATAAAACCACAGGTAGTATCGAGACGGGCAAAGACGCCACTTTCTTTATTTCTGCTGGTGATGCTTTAGATATGCGCACCAACAAAGTGGAGCAGGCTTTTATTCAGGGGAGAGATATCAACCTGGATAATTTACATAAACAGCTGGATAAAAAATTCAGCGATAAATATATCACTGAGAAGAAATAA
- a CDS encoding amidohydrolase, protein MKKILLAIGLVFSTTFLFAQQTSFPVNGSFDTRPGMFAFTNATIVVNANQTLTNATLLIKGQTIQGVGTGLAVPKGYVVIDLKGKFVYPSLIDAFSSYGLSEVPAQQRGFGGQRQSIFVSTKKGAYGWNESIRPETYVKNIFSTDSKKADELRKVGFGSVNVINRDGIARGVSAAVTLNEGTDNSVFLKDQTAANYSFNKGTSSNDYPTSLMGSIALLRQTYYDAQWYGKQKDEYNISLDEFGKQQTIPQIFEVDGWQNILRADKIGKEFGKKYIIKSTGDEYQRINEVKATGASLIIPLTFPKAYDVEDPAEARNVSLSQMKGWELAPTNPASLEKAGIKFALTAFGLENSRDFWANIRTAIENGLTEKQALQSVTEIPASLLGIGDKVGSLEKGKVANFLISSDNLFKNGNIIFENWVQGKRFIVNKMDVGDIRGTYNLNVDGVGALTLKITGTGGGSTAAIERTGVDSVKTTATFTRNGDWVSINFNLKKNPKGDVRLSGYITSANPVTIKGESALADGTSGKFTATYKEAAKETPKKEEPKTTLALGPVIYPFSAFGSTELPKQETVLIKNGTVWTNEKDGILQNADVLLENGKIKAVGKNLSASGAKVIDATGKHVTAGIIDEHSHIAGAGGINEGAQSVSAEVRVADILNSEDVNIYRQLAGGVTTSQILHGSANPIGGQSQLIKLRWGKSPEELKFAGADGFIKFALGENVKQSNFGTGARFPVTRMGVEQTFVDEFTRAKEYQKALSVKGNSVRKDLELDAIVEILNNKRFITCHSYVQSEINMLIHVADSLGFKINTFTHILEGYKVADKMKAHGIAGSTFSDWWAYKNEVAEAIPYNGKIMHNVGVTTAFNSDDAEMARHLNQEAGKSVLYGNVPEEDAFKFVTLNPAKMLHIDDKVGSLKAGKDADVVIWTANPLSIYARAEKTFVDGIAYWDIEKDAQVIKTQQAEKARLIQKMLESKSKGSRTQRPMGDAPRLYNCETLENYSAELTEKEHAH, encoded by the coding sequence ATGAAGAAAATTTTACTCGCCATTGGGCTGGTATTTTCTACTACATTTCTGTTTGCACAGCAAACCTCCTTTCCTGTTAACGGTTCTTTTGATACCAGACCCGGAATGTTTGCTTTTACCAATGCAACCATAGTAGTTAATGCCAACCAAACCCTTACAAATGCCACACTCTTAATCAAAGGACAAACCATTCAAGGTGTTGGTACTGGTTTAGCCGTACCTAAAGGCTATGTTGTAATCGATCTTAAAGGAAAATTTGTTTACCCATCTTTAATTGATGCCTTTAGCAGTTATGGCCTTAGCGAAGTGCCTGCACAACAGCGTGGTTTCGGAGGTCAGCGACAATCTATTTTCGTATCGACCAAAAAAGGCGCTTACGGGTGGAACGAATCTATCCGACCAGAAACTTATGTAAAAAACATTTTTTCTACCGACAGTAAAAAAGCAGATGAACTACGTAAGGTAGGCTTCGGTAGTGTAAACGTAATTAACCGCGATGGCATAGCGCGTGGTGTTTCGGCAGCTGTAACTTTAAATGAAGGCACCGATAACAGCGTATTTTTAAAGGACCAGACTGCAGCAAATTATTCGTTCAACAAAGGAACATCATCAAACGATTATCCGACTTCGTTAATGGGTTCGATTGCTTTATTGCGCCAAACCTATTATGATGCACAATGGTACGGCAAACAAAAAGATGAGTATAATATCTCGTTAGACGAATTTGGCAAGCAGCAAACCATTCCACAAATTTTCGAAGTAGATGGATGGCAGAATATCCTCCGTGCCGATAAAATCGGTAAAGAATTTGGCAAGAAATACATCATTAAATCGACCGGCGATGAATACCAGCGGATAAATGAGGTTAAAGCCACGGGTGCAAGTTTAATTATTCCTTTAACTTTCCCTAAGGCATATGATGTGGAAGATCCTGCAGAAGCCAGAAACGTAAGTTTATCGCAAATGAAGGGTTGGGAACTGGCACCAACCAATCCGGCAAGTTTAGAAAAGGCAGGAATCAAATTTGCCCTAACGGCATTTGGCTTAGAAAACAGCCGCGATTTTTGGGCAAATATCCGCACAGCGATAGAAAATGGCCTGACCGAAAAACAAGCTTTACAATCGGTTACTGAAATCCCTGCCTCACTTTTGGGCATCGGCGATAAGGTAGGCTCATTGGAAAAAGGAAAAGTAGCCAACTTTTTAATCTCTTCTGATAACCTGTTCAAAAACGGAAACATTATTTTCGAAAACTGGGTACAGGGCAAACGTTTCATTGTAAACAAAATGGATGTGGGTGATATACGTGGCACCTATAACCTAAATGTTGATGGTGTTGGCGCTTTGACCTTAAAAATTACGGGTACAGGTGGCGGATCGACCGCTGCAATTGAAAGAACTGGTGTAGATAGTGTAAAAACTACGGCCACTTTTACCAGAAACGGCGATTGGGTAAGTATCAATTTCAATTTAAAGAAAAACCCTAAAGGTGATGTTCGTTTAAGTGGTTACATCACTTCGGCAAACCCGGTTACGATAAAAGGCGAATCGGCGCTGGCCGATGGCACTAGCGGAAAGTTTACCGCAACCTATAAAGAAGCGGCGAAAGAAACACCTAAAAAAGAAGAACCAAAAACTACTTTGGCTTTAGGCCCCGTGATTTATCCTTTCTCAGCCTTCGGAAGCACGGAACTTCCAAAGCAAGAAACGGTTTTAATCAAAAACGGAACTGTTTGGACGAATGAAAAAGACGGAATCCTCCAAAATGCGGATGTACTTTTAGAAAATGGAAAAATTAAAGCGGTTGGTAAAAACCTGTCGGCAAGCGGCGCAAAAGTGATCGATGCTACCGGCAAACATGTAACCGCTGGTATTATTGATGAGCACTCGCACATTGCAGGTGCTGGTGGTATTAATGAGGGTGCACAATCGGTTTCTGCTGAAGTACGCGTTGCTGATATCCTCAACTCCGAAGATGTAAACATTTACCGCCAGCTTGCTGGTGGTGTAACCACTTCACAAATTTTGCACGGCTCGGCCAATCCGATTGGTGGTCAATCGCAATTGATTAAACTGCGCTGGGGGAAATCGCCAGAGGAATTGAAATTTGCAGGCGCTGACGGCTTCATTAAATTTGCCCTGGGTGAAAACGTGAAACAAAGTAATTTCGGTACAGGTGCCCGTTTCCCGGTTACCCGTATGGGTGTTGAGCAAACTTTTGTAGATGAATTTACCCGCGCAAAAGAATACCAAAAAGCTTTATCGGTAAAAGGGAACAGTGTACGTAAAGATTTAGAATTGGATGCCATTGTGGAGATTCTGAACAACAAACGTTTCATTACCTGCCACTCTTATGTACAGAGCGAAATTAACATGTTAATCCATGTAGCCGATAGCTTAGGCTTCAAGATTAATACCTTTACGCACATTTTAGAAGGATACAAAGTGGCCGATAAAATGAAAGCACATGGCATTGCGGGCTCAACCTTCTCTGATTGGTGGGCATATAAAAACGAAGTGGCCGAGGCGATTCCTTACAATGGAAAAATCATGCATAACGTTGGCGTAACTACCGCTTTCAACTCTGATGATGCAGAAATGGCCCGTCACTTAAACCAGGAAGCAGGTAAATCAGTATTATATGGTAATGTGCCTGAAGAAGATGCCTTTAAGTTTGTAACCTTAAATCCGGCAAAAATGCTGCACATCGACGATAAAGTGGGCAGTTTAAAAGCAGGAAAAGATGCCGATGTAGTGATCTGGACCGCTAATCCACTTTCTATTTATGCCAGGGCAGAGAAAACTTTTGTAGATGGTATTGCTTACTGGGATATCGAGAAAGATGCACAGGTAATTAAAACGCAGCAGGCAGAAAAAGCACGTCTGATCCAAAAGATGTTAGAGAGTAAAAGCAAAGGTAGCCGTACACAACGCCCAATGGGTGATGCCCCACGCCTGTACAATTGCGAAACTTTAGAAAACTATTCAGCAGAATTAACCGAGAAAGAACATGCACACTAA
- a CDS encoding cytochrome B, with the protein MYNILKSAHSGWRYIVLILLVIAVINALSGWFGNKTYTEGNRKLNVFTLISAHIQLLIGLVLYFLSPLTKLPMSDAIGRYFKAEHTAMMIIAIILITVGNAKSKKVTDAVAKHRTIAVFFGLALILIIVAILLMVKAVPGRSFFGVS; encoded by the coding sequence ATGTACAACATCTTAAAATCTGCGCACTCCGGATGGCGCTACATCGTATTAATTCTATTGGTTATTGCTGTAATCAATGCTTTGTCGGGCTGGTTTGGTAATAAAACTTACACAGAAGGTAACCGCAAGCTGAATGTATTTACACTGATCAGTGCACACATTCAGTTATTGATTGGTCTGGTATTGTATTTCTTGAGCCCCTTAACCAAATTGCCAATGAGCGATGCTATTGGTCGCTACTTTAAGGCTGAGCATACCGCTATGATGATTATTGCAATTATTTTAATTACGGTTGGTAATGCTAAATCGAAAAAAGTGACTGATGCTGTTGCAAAACACCGCACCATTGCCGTTTTCTTTGGATTGGCGTTGATCCTGATCATTGTTGCCATTCTGTTGATGGTTAAAGCTGTACCGGGAAGATCGTTTTTTGGGGTATCATAG
- a CDS encoding anthranilate synthase component I encodes MMYKINTTYKKMLADTTTPVSIYLRLRDVYPNSILLESSDYHSRENSMSFVCADPVAGIILKGSRLETYFPDGAVEITESKNLIEEITDFKDKFSETELPEIKFISSGLFGYFTWNAVQHFEDIKFTSETPEGEEIPEMQYHLYRYIIAIDHFKNEITLFKNTFEGEEEGGLEKMEYLIQNKNYPEYKFQLRGEESSNLTDQGFMDLVEKLQKHIYRGDVFQIVPSRAFKQAFSGDEFNVYRCLRSINPSPYLFYFDYGNFKLFGSSPEAQITIKNNSANIFPIAGTFKRSGNDIEDAEQARKLEQDPKESAEHVMLVDLARNDLSRHCNRVEVKSFKEVQYYSHLIHLVSKVSGHLQENVSAFKVVADTYPAGTLSGAPKYKAMQLIDENEKLGRNFYAGAIGFMGFNEDFNHAIMIRTFMSKNNELHYRAGAGIVADSVPETEMQEVNNKIAALRKAVQMAEGI; translated from the coding sequence ATCATGTATAAAATTAATACGACTTACAAAAAAATGCTTGCCGATACCACAACGCCAGTGAGCATTTATTTACGCTTACGTGATGTGTATCCTAACAGCATCCTGTTAGAAAGTTCTGATTACCACAGTAGAGAAAACTCAATGAGTTTTGTTTGTGCCGATCCTGTTGCCGGAATTATTTTAAAAGGATCGCGACTGGAGACTTATTTCCCCGATGGCGCGGTAGAAATTACTGAAAGTAAGAACCTGATTGAAGAAATCACTGATTTTAAAGATAAATTCAGCGAAACGGAGTTACCGGAAATCAAATTTATTTCGAGTGGGCTGTTTGGCTATTTTACCTGGAATGCTGTACAACATTTTGAAGATATCAAATTTACTTCCGAAACGCCCGAAGGTGAAGAAATTCCGGAAATGCAGTACCACCTGTATCGTTATATTATTGCCATCGATCACTTCAAAAATGAAATTACCCTTTTCAAAAATACTTTCGAAGGAGAAGAAGAGGGTGGACTGGAAAAAATGGAATACCTGATCCAGAATAAAAATTATCCTGAATATAAGTTTCAACTGCGTGGGGAGGAAAGTTCCAACCTAACCGATCAGGGTTTTATGGATTTGGTAGAGAAACTGCAAAAGCATATTTACCGAGGTGATGTTTTTCAGATTGTACCTTCCAGAGCATTTAAGCAAGCCTTTTCCGGTGATGAATTTAATGTTTACCGTTGCCTGCGTTCGATAAACCCATCGCCTTATCTCTTTTATTTTGATTATGGCAATTTTAAACTGTTCGGTTCTTCACCCGAAGCGCAAATTACCATCAAAAATAATTCAGCCAATATTTTCCCAATTGCCGGGACCTTTAAACGTAGCGGAAACGACATTGAAGATGCAGAACAGGCCCGTAAATTAGAACAAGATCCCAAAGAAAGTGCAGAACATGTTATGCTGGTTGATTTGGCCAGAAACGATTTAAGCAGACACTGTAACCGCGTAGAGGTAAAATCTTTTAAAGAGGTACAATACTATTCGCACCTGATCCACCTGGTAAGTAAGGTGAGCGGTCATTTGCAGGAAAACGTTAGTGCTTTTAAAGTTGTTGCCGATACTTATCCGGCAGGTACCCTAAGTGGTGCGCCAAAATACAAGGCCATGCAGCTGATTGATGAAAATGAAAAACTGGGCAGGAATTTTTATGCCGGTGCAATTGGCTTTATGGGTTTCAACGAAGATTTTAACCATGCCATTATGATCAGGACTTTTATGAGCAAGAATAACGAACTGCATTATCGTGCAGGTGCAGGTATTGTGGCCGATTCTGTTCCTGAAACCGAAATGCAGGAGGTGAACAATAAAATTGCCGCATTGCGTAAAGCGGTGCAAATGGCAGAGGGGATTTAG
- a CDS encoding aminodeoxychorismate/anthranilate synthase component II, producing MEDINKKTVLVIDNYDSFTYNLVHLINEVGYEAEVWRNDKFDLADVEKYDKILLSPGPGIPEEAGLLLDVIRTYAPTKSIFGVCLGQQAIAEVFGGTLLNLGRPMHGIATPVTVVDGDEPLFWECPQTINVGRYHSWVVSKDNFPSCLKITARDHKSEIMALRHETLDVRGVQFHPESVLTEYGKQMMENWLSSSTTV from the coding sequence ATGGAAGATATAAATAAGAAAACTGTCCTGGTAATTGATAACTACGATAGTTTTACCTATAATTTGGTGCATTTAATTAACGAAGTAGGCTACGAAGCGGAAGTTTGGAGAAACGATAAATTCGACCTGGCTGATGTAGAAAAGTATGATAAAATTTTACTTTCTCCAGGTCCGGGTATTCCGGAAGAGGCCGGATTGTTATTGGATGTAATCAGAACATATGCGCCAACAAAGAGTATTTTTGGCGTGTGTTTAGGTCAGCAGGCCATTGCTGAAGTGTTTGGCGGCACTTTATTAAACTTAGGCAGACCCATGCACGGCATTGCAACACCAGTAACTGTTGTAGATGGCGATGAACCTTTGTTCTGGGAATGTCCGCAAACCATAAATGTTGGCCGCTATCATAGTTGGGTGGTGAGTAAAGATAACTTCCCATCGTGTTTAAAAATTACAGCAAGAGATCATAAAAGTGAAATTATGGCATTAAGACACGAAACTTTAGATGTTCGTGGTGTACAGTTTCACCCTGAAAGTGTATTAACGGAGTATGGAAAGCAGATGATGGAGAATTGGTTAAGTAGTAGTACAACTGTATAA
- a CDS encoding indole-3-glycerol phosphate synthase — protein sequence MNILDKIVLRKKEEVAAAKALVSVQDLENSVHFKRAPYSFKEFLLAADRTGIIAEFKRRSPSKGLINGVADVAEVTQAYNAAGASALSVLTDVDFFGGKTDDILAARAANHIPILRKDFMIDTYQILEAKAWGADIILLIASILTPQQINDFGKFAKDLGLNVLLEVHNLEELERSICPNLDAIGVNNRNLGDFTVDIQTSFDLVNKIPNEFLKISESAISNTQTIKDLKAAGFNGFLIGENFMKTDDPGVAIKEFVAQI from the coding sequence ATGAACATATTAGATAAAATCGTATTACGTAAAAAGGAAGAAGTTGCAGCTGCTAAAGCTTTGGTTTCTGTTCAGGATTTAGAAAATTCGGTGCATTTTAAAAGAGCACCATATTCTTTTAAAGAATTTTTATTGGCAGCAGACCGCACCGGGATTATTGCCGAGTTTAAGCGCCGCTCACCATCCAAAGGTTTAATTAATGGTGTTGCTGATGTTGCCGAGGTAACACAGGCTTATAACGCCGCGGGTGCATCTGCGCTTTCGGTTTTAACCGATGTGGATTTTTTTGGTGGTAAAACCGATGATATTCTGGCCGCGAGGGCTGCCAACCATATTCCAATCTTAAGAAAGGATTTTATGATTGACACGTATCAGATCCTGGAAGCAAAAGCCTGGGGTGCTGATATTATTTTGTTGATTGCGTCCATATTAACCCCTCAGCAGATTAACGATTTCGGGAAGTTTGCAAAAGATTTAGGATTAAATGTGCTGTTAGAAGTGCATAACCTGGAAGAGCTGGAGCGAAGCATCTGCCCGAACCTGGATGCTATTGGGGTAAACAATAGAAACCTTGGCGATTTTACAGTAGATATCCAGACTTCGTTCGATTTAGTGAATAAAATCCCAAATGAATTTTTAAAGATTTCGGAAAGTGCGATTAGCAATACACAAACGATTAAAGATCTAAAAGCCGCAGGTTTTAACGGGTTTTTAATTGGCGAAAATTTTATGAAGACTGATGATCCCGGTGTTGCAATAAAGGAATTTGTAGCGCAGATATAG